In a genomic window of Schistocerca gregaria isolate iqSchGreg1 chromosome 5, iqSchGreg1.2, whole genome shotgun sequence:
- the LOC126272062 gene encoding tetratricopeptide repeat protein 19 homolog, mitochondrial — translation MYRLTRIAFQVERKWLSSSKLCKKRFNASRRDYSTKLNTSFVTEHEYRNRSENFPSLLVWGGVFSFLQSKEEPELIQTIKRAILLMQKDEMKKAEQMLHIALKLAQEQQNEDGIVYVLDLMANLAYDMNEHDKAHKLFVSVMQHLFRKGVQQDDNKIIHISLKLADNYHKQGEKRKAEEGFKFCLENLENKLNSGVKDEDTLLLLAMTLDWYAQFVFKSGRYKDAQNLMKRAYDLSVSINGETSEQVVVLLNDLGTVSCLQGDLDAALKYLKQATAIGEKFPDMLELGSIYINLGFVYLKKQMFDEAKRACVYAREQGRRLKNKEVEDVAELCLQKIKLPEKV, via the exons ATGTATCGCCTAACGCGAATAGCATTTCAGGTTGAGCGCAAATGGTTATCATCGTCAAAGCTATGTAAAAAGCGATTCAATGCATCTAGGCGTGACTACAGTACGAAATTAAATACATCGTTTGTGACTGAACACGAGTATCGAAACCGAAGTGAAAACTTCCCTTCACTGTTGGTATGGGGTGGCGTGTTTTCATTTCTCCAAAGCAAGGAGGAACCCGAATTAATACAAACTATTAAACGAGCAATTTTATTAATGCAG AAAGACGAAATGAAAAAGGCAGAGCAGATGCTTCATATTGCATTAAAACTTGCTCAAGAACAACAGAACGAAGATGGTATTGTATATGTACTGGATCTTATGGCAAATTTGGCGTATGATATGAATGAACACGATAAAGCACATAAATTATTTGTTAGCGTTATGCAGCACCTTTTCAGAAAAGGTGTGCAGCAGGATGACAATAAAATCATTCATATAAGCCTGAAACTTGCTGACAATTACCATAAACAGGGAGAAAAAAG GAAAGCTGAAGAAGGGTTTAAATTTTGTCTTGAAAATCTTGAAAATAAACTCAATTCAGGAGTTAAAGATGAAGATACATTGCTGCTACTTGCAATGACTCTGGATTGGTATGCACAGTTTGTTTTTAAGTCAGGGCGATATAAAGATGCACAGAATCTTATGAAGAGAGCATATGACTTGTCTGTTAGCATCAATGGTGAGACCAGTGAGCAAGTTGTTGTTTTATTAAATGACCTTGGTACAGTTAGTTGCCTCCAAGGAGATTTAGATGCTGCTTTGAAATATCTGAAACAGGCTACTGCTATAGGGGAAAAATTTCCTGACATGCTTGAATTGGGATCAATTTACATTAATTTGGGTTTTGTTTATTTGAAAAAACAAATGTTTGATGAAGCCAAACGTGCTTGTGTGTACGCCAGAGAACAAGGACGCAGATTGAAGAATAAAGAGGTTGAAGATGTAGCGGAGCTGTGTTTGCAGAAAATTAAGCTGCCTGAAAAAGTATGA